The Girardinichthys multiradiatus isolate DD_20200921_A chromosome 6, DD_fGirMul_XY1, whole genome shotgun sequence genome window below encodes:
- the nmnat2 gene encoding nicotinamide/nicotinic acid mononucleotide adenylyltransferase 2: MTETSKTHVILLSCGSFNPITKGHIHMFEKAREYLHQTGRFIVIGGIISPVHDSYGKQGLVSSQHRLTMCQLAVQSSDWIRVDPWECYQDTWQTTCSVLEHHRDLMKRVTGCILSNVNTPSTTPVIGQPQNQTPPIYQDHNNMNHKPTTIKLWGKISESLGKICCVRPNMERFTFVDENANLGTAVRYEEIELRILLLCGSDLLESFCIPGLWKDSDMEVIVGDFGIVVVPRDGVDTERIMSHSSILRKYKDNIIVVKDLTNHPMSIVSSTKSRLALQHGDGHVVDYLSQPVIDYILQSQLYINASG; encoded by the exons AAAAAGCCAGAGAATATCTGCACCAAACAGGACGTTTCATTGTGATCGGAGGGATCATCTCACCGGTCCACGACTCCTACGGGAAACAG GGCCTGGTGTCGAGCCAACATCGCCTCACCATGTGTCAGCTGGCCGTCCAGTCTTCTGATTGGATCAG GGTGGACCCCTGGGAGTGTTACCAGGACACCTGGCAGACCACCTGCAGCGTGTTGGAGCATCACCGTGACCTCATGAAG AGAGTCACCGGCTGCATCCTGTCCAACGTCAACACGCCCTCCACCACTCCAGTCATTGGTCAGCCACAGAACCAGACTCCACCCATCTACCAGGACCATAACAACATGAACCACAAGCCCACAACCA TCAAACTTTGGGGGAAGATCAGCGAAAGTTTGGGTAAAATCTGCTGCGTTCGGCCCAACATGGAGCGCTTCACGTTTGTTG ATGAAAACGCCAACCTGGGGACCGCGGTGAGGTACGAGGAGATCG AGTTACGCATCTTGCTCCTGTGTGGCAGTGATCTCCTGGAGTCCTTCTGCATCCCTGGCCTGTGGAAGGACAGTGAT aTGGAGGTCATTGTGGGCGATTTTGGGATTGTGGTCGTTCCTCGTGATGGTGTGGACACAGAGAGGATCATGAGTCATTCCTCCATCCTTCGCAAATACAAG GACAACATCATCGTGGTGAAGGACCTGACCAACCACCCGATGTCCATCGTCAGCTCCACCAAGAGCAG ACTGGCCCTGCAGCACGGAGACGGACACGTCGTGGACTACCTGAGTCAACCCGTCATCGACTACATCCTGCAGAGCCAGCTGTACATCAACGCCTCGGGATAG
- the lamc2 gene encoding laminin subunit gamma-2, with product MWSSWISLCGILAAVCSVQTTYTFYSKVRCECNGRARYCLQDASGLRCVDCRGNTEGRHCERCKDGFYQQGAGLSCTPCSCNPTGSVGDICDSRGRCSCKEGVTGDKCERCPDGPIGPNGCRQRRQEREDSGSLTLPCFCYGHSEQCSAQPGYSIYNISSTFSTGPEGWTVGTVQGMTPQDVLFRWTPKHQDLEVISKQSLPAYLQAPDVYLGNKLLSYGQNFSFSLRLDRGVRYPSTNDVILEGAGLRVAASLGDLRSIVPCGKKISYTFRLDEQLSSKWRPQLSSSEFQKLLQNLTAIKIRATFGENGRGYLDNVNLVSARRGDGVPASWVQTCRCPPGYEGDFCERCSAGFRRRVPSAGPFSGCEPCSCRGGSCDPQTGDCYSADETPGEQSCSEGFYRDPMQQGDCVRCPCPERTSCFLAAGALEPQCLRCPPGTIGFYCDTCREGFYGDPVGLLGVQRPCRPCNCNGHINVGTAGSCDRSSGECLRCSNNTTGRFCENCLRGFYHNRSTDACKPCNCDIQGSEYDQCDDSGQCRCRPGFEGLRCDRPNCPTCFSPIQKKMEGYAAKLKELEILVSESGRVVTHQEIEAVLRTMEELVNNLQENSKQLTETEKILQGRLSSISSSQLTAGQEIQNISEISNHIRQQQQTFRSKVEEVETLMDEMRRQLEEARTKVQSAELPLLDDPQSSDSLSSLVQLATELAEKHKTTADSVEQTANKALSDSKESLALVRTLMTRENKVKELIGDLQTLYDQTSADVKHLEKRAGGLSDEAKQESKMADSMLKDISRLEKNLPPSMKGDVDAMVTRLDGLKEAVERNISAVEDLLDAVEEDRTIAEDLLDKGKTAQQEFNKLLDRVNDAKNETEKVLQSIRTNNDDLDSTLNTLRGFDQQISDSKALADGAIKRLPSINSTIQEAVRINGETQSALDKASKDYNNAMGTISILDNLADRLEKAVGSLPPYEGLVDEASRLNKEAKDLESRTKQTSEDLEEELKEADRLAADAEEAAAGATSAFINAKQSRTAVQEMLRVINTMLTNLNNSAPVDEEQLRKLEETLAKAEKDVVGRLRPRLQDMEEQEEAHRRRLTAINVDIDRVLADIANLEDIVRTIPSGCFTNPPIEEA from the exons CAAAGGTCCGATGTGAATGTAACGGCAGGGCCCGGTACTGCCTGCAGGACGCCTCAGGTCTGCGCTGCGTGGACTGCCGAGGAAACACCGAGGGCCGACACTGCGAGCGCTGCAAAGATGGCTTCTACCAGCAGGGGGCGGGACTGAGCTGCACGCCCTGCAGCTGCAACCCTACAG GTTCGGTCGGTGACATTTGTGACAGCAGGGGGCGCTGCAGCTGCAAGGAAGGTGTCACCGGAGACAAATGTGAGCGCTGCCCCGATGGACCGATCGGGCCGAACGGCTGCAGACAGAG ACGTCAGGAAAGAGAGGATTCTGGGAGTTTGACTCTGCCGTGTTTCTGTTACGGACACAGTGAGCAGTGTTCTGCACAGCCTGGTTACTCCATCTACAACATCTCCTCCACCTTCAGTACAG GTCCGGAAGGTTGGACGGTGGGGACAGTCCAGGGTATGACTCCTCAGGATGTTCTCTTCCGCTGGACACCGAAACACCAGGACCTTGAGGTGATCTCCAAACAAAGCCTGCCGGCTTACCTGCAAGCACCAG ACGTTTACCTGGGGAACAAACTGCTGAGTTATGGTCAGAACTTCTCCTTCTCACTGCGTTTGGACCGCGGCGTTCGGTACCCGTCTACAAACGATGTGATCCTGGAGGGCGCCGGTCTGAGAGTCGCTGCCTCTTTGGGTGACCTGAGATCCATCGTCCCATGTGGGAAGAAGATCAGCTACACCTTCAG GCTGGACGAGCAGCTCAGCAGCAAGTGGAGGCCTCAGCTTTCCTCATCCGAGTTCCAGAAGCTTCTCCAGAACCTCACAGCCATAAAGATCCGGGCCACATTTGGAGAAAATG GACGTGGTTACCTGGACAACGTGAACCTGGTGTCGGCACGGCGTGGAGATGGCGTCCCAGCCAGCTGGGTTCAGACTTGCAGATGTCCACCAGGATACGAGGGTGACTTCTGTGAGCGCTGTTCGGCCGGGTTCAGGCGCAGGGTCCCGTCAGCAGGACCTTTCAGCGGCTGTGAGCCTTGCAGCTGCAGGGGCGGCAGCTGTGACCCCCAGACCGGAGACTGTTACTCTGCCGACGAGACTCCCGGCGAGCAGAGCTGTTCAGAGGGGTTTTACAGAGACCCGATGCAGCAGGGGGACTGTGTGAGGTGTCCCTGTCCAGAGAGGACATCCTGCTTTCTGGCTGCTGGAGCTCTGGAGCCTCAGTGTCTCCGCTGTCCACCGGGGACCATTG GGTTTTACTGCGACACCTGTCGGGAGGGTTTTTACGGTGACCCTGTAGGTCTTCTAGGCGTGCAGCGACCCTGCAGACCCTGCAACTGCAACGGTCACATTAACGTCGGCACGGCAGGAAGCTGCGACCGCTCCAGCGGAGAATGTCTGCGGTGTTCAAACAACACGACCGGACGGTTCTGTGAGAACTGTCTGAGAGGGTTCTACCACAACCGATCCACCGATGCCTGCAAAC CTTGTAACTGTGACATCCAGGGCTCCGAATACGACCAGTGTGATGACTCGGGTCAGTGTCGGTGCCGACCGGGCTTCGAGGGTCTGAGGTGTGATCGACCCAACTGTCCCACCTGTTTCAGCCCCATCCAAAAGAAG ATGGAGGGTTACGCTGCCAAACTGAAGGAGCTGGAGATTCTGGTTTCTGAATCGGGCCGAGTTGTGACTCACCAGGAGATTGAGGCGGTTCTGAGAACGATGGAGGAGCTGGTAAACAACCTGCAGGAGAACAGCAAGCAGCTCACAG AGACGGAGAAGATCCTGCAGGGTCGTCTGTCGTCCATCAGCAGCAGTCAGCTGACAGCAGGACAGGAGATCCAGAACATCTCCGAGATATCCAACCACATCAGGCAACAGCAGCAAACCTTCAGGTCAaaggtggaggaggtggagacGCTGATGGATGAGATGAGACGCCAACTGGAGGAGGCCAGAACCAAGGTCCAGTCAGCG GAGCTTCCTCTCCTAGATGACCCCCAGAGTTCAGACAGTCTGTCTTCACTGGTGCAACTGGCAACAGAGCTGGCTGAGAA ACACAAGACGACGGCCGACTCTGTGGAGCAAACAGCCAACAAGGCTCTGAGTGACTCGAAGGAGAGTCTGGCTCTGGTCCGAACGCTCATGACCAGAGAGAACAAAGTGAAGGAGCTGATTGGAGATCTGCAGACCCT CTATGATCAGACCTCAGCAGATGTTAAACATTTGGAGAAGCGGGCTGGTGGTCTGAGCGACGAAGCCAAGCAGGAGAGCAAAATGGCCGACAGCATGCTGAAAGACATCTCCAGGTTGGAAAAGAACCTCCCTCCATCGATGAAG GGGGATGTGGACGCCATGGTTACCAGGCTGGATGGGTTGAAGGAGGCGGTGGAGAGGAACATCTCGGCCGTGGAGGATCTGCTGGATGCTGTGGAGGAAGACAGGACGATTGCTGAAGACCTGTTGGACAAAGGAAAAACTGCCCAGCAG GAGTTCAACAAGCTGCTGGACAGAGTCAACGATGCTAAAAATGAAACCGAGAAGGTTCTGCAGAGCATCAGAACCAACAACGACGACCTGGACAGCACCCTCAACACCCTGAGAG GTTTTGATCAGCAGATCAGTGACAGCAAAGCTCTGGCTGATGGAGCCATCAAACGTCTTCCAAGCATCAACTCCACCATCCAGGAAGCTGTTCGTATAAACGGCGAGACACAGTCTGCTCTGGACAAAGCGTCCAAAGATTACAATAACGCCATGGGAACCATCAGCATACTGGACAACCTGGCCGACCGCCTCGAG AAAGCAGTTGGGTCGCTGCCACCTTATGAAGGTTTGGTGGATGAAGCCAGCAGACTGAACAAGGAGGCCAAGGATCTGGAGAGCAGGACAAAGCAGACATCTGAAGATCTAGAAGAGGAGCTGAAAGAGGCGGACAGGCTGGCTGCTGATGCTGAGGAG GCAGCTGCTGGGGCAACTTCAGCGTTCATCAACGCCAAACAGAGCAGGACCGCCGTGCAGGAAATGCTGCGAGTCATTAACACCATGCTGACCAACCTGA ACAACTCCGCCCCCGTGGATGAGGAGCAGCTGAGGAAGCTGGAGGAGACTCTGGCCAAAGCTGAGAAGGATGTGGTGGGTCGTCTGAGACCTCGGCTGCAGGAcatggaggagcaggaggaggcaCACCGCCGCCGGCTGACCGCCATCAACGTGGACATCGACAGAGTCCTGGCAGATATCGCTAACCTGGAAGACATCGTGAGGACCATCCCCAGCGGCTGCTTCACCAACCCGCCCATCGAGGAGGCCTGA